A region from the Patescibacteria group bacterium genome encodes:
- a CDS encoding GIY-YIG nuclease family protein: MRREYQFFVYLLTNYRKTVLYTGMTNNLVRRMIEHKFGFGCAFTRKYKTKYLVYYEPHGYFNRAVEREKELKGWCKNKKINLIKRDNPLLLDLSDKIIRESGYSNETIKNLAEEIRASYKIDPSRGAQDDKTRRVSLCNKAF; this comes from the coding sequence ATGAGGAGGGAATATCAATTTTTCGTTTATCTTTTAACCAATTATCGCAAAACTGTTTTATACACGGGAATGACCAACAATCTGGTCAGAAGAATGATCGAGCACAAATTCGGCTTCGGTTGTGCGTTCACCCGCAAATATAAAACGAAATATTTAGTTTATTACGAACCGCACGGATATTTCAACCGGGCGGTCGAAAGAGAAAAAGAATTAAAGGGCTGGTGCAAAAATAAAAAAATAAACTTGATTAAAAGAGATAATCCGTTATTATTAGACTTGTCAGATAAAATTATTAGGGAATCCGGGTATTCAAATGAAACTATAAAAAATCTGGCTGAGGAAATCCGCGCATCCTACAAAATAGATCCTTCGCGCGGCGCTCAGGATGACAAAACGAGAAGGGTATCGCTTTGTAATAAAGCATTCTAA
- a CDS encoding DedA family protein, with the protein MNFINNLINIFGHLGYQGIVFLMALESSIVPVPSELVMPPAGILAARGEMNLWLVIVAGVVGSLIGATISYWISWLLGRAVILILADHQIAKILRITPEKVEKAEKFFLKYGSISIFVGRLLPVIRHLISIPAGFSKMNFGKFVLYTFLGSAIWVSVLAVGGYYLGSKIEVIAEHFKTIVEILLVIAVLGLIMFWIRKINKKKLEI; encoded by the coding sequence ATGAATTTTATCAATAATTTGATTAATATTTTCGGCCACCTCGGTTATCAGGGTATTGTTTTTTTAATGGCGCTGGAAAGCTCGATCGTTCCGGTGCCGTCCGAGCTGGTAATGCCGCCGGCGGGAATTTTGGCGGCGCGCGGAGAAATGAATCTTTGGCTGGTCATCGTGGCGGGCGTCGTTGGCAGTTTGATCGGCGCTACCATTAGTTATTGGATTTCCTGGCTCTTGGGCCGGGCGGTTATTCTGATCTTGGCCGATCATCAGATCGCGAAAATTTTGCGCATCACTCCGGAGAAGGTGGAAAAAGCGGAAAAGTTTTTCTTAAAATACGGTTCAATTTCGATTTTTGTCGGGCGCCTCTTGCCGGTCATCAGGCATCTTATTTCTATTCCCGCCGGATTTTCCAAGATGAATTTCGGCAAGTTCGTGCTTTACACTTTTCTGGGCTCGGCGATCTGGGTTTCGGTTTTAGCTGTCGGCGGCTACTATTTAGGTTCAAAGATCGAAGTTATCGCGGAACACTTTAAAACAATAGTTGAAATATTATTAGTGATTGCAGTATTGGGATTAATAATGTTTTGGATCAGAAAAATAAATAAAAAGAAATTAGAAATTTGA
- the def gene encoding peptide deformylase — protein sequence MGNVLKILTLPDKALRKKSEVIGEDRITAKEFQELSDDLGETMIKKEGVGLAAPQIGKNVRLIVVNTKNGPIFLFNPKIVQKSWLKEWNEEGCLSVPLIFGDVKRHKKITCVFCNRRGAKEKINASGFLARVIQHEIDHLDGILFVDKAKNLKK from the coding sequence ATGGGTAATGTTTTGAAAATATTGACTCTGCCCGACAAAGCATTGCGGAAAAAATCAGAAGTGATCGGCGAAGATCGGATCACGGCCAAGGAATTCCAGGAACTAAGCGATGATCTGGGGGAGACAATGATCAAAAAAGAAGGGGTGGGGCTGGCGGCGCCGCAGATCGGCAAAAATGTCCGCCTGATAGTCGTTAACACCAAGAACGGCCCGATTTTTTTATTCAACCCCAAGATCGTGCAAAAATCCTGGCTCAAAGAATGGAACGAAGAAGGCTGCCTGTCAGTACCGCTGATCTTCGGCGACGTCAAGCGCCACAAAAAAATCACCTGCGTTTTTTGCAACCGCCGCGGCGCCAAAGAAAAAATTAATGCCTCGGGATTTCTTGCCCGGGTGATCCAGCATGAGATCGATCACTTGGACGGAATTTTATTTGTCGATAAAGCGAAGAATTTAAAAAAATAG
- the amrB gene encoding AmmeMemoRadiSam system protein B has product MSLRLAAIVPHPPLLIPSIGKENILRLEKTKNSYSKIEEALTAEKIETIVIISSHGLVRENVWSINLAVDFAINFEEFGDFSTKLKVGGDLELAQSIRESLIENDRVQAISQPILDHGCGVPLYSLLLNQKNIEIVPLYISGQSLTEHFNLGKMIGAPIKKGQKKIAVLASGDLAHTLEKKSPAGFSPRAVKFDQKIIELLQNKAIEEFLKLDEKLIAETKPCGLKAIALLWGILGANGYEIDSTDYESPFGVGYLSMILKPLPN; this is encoded by the coding sequence ATGTCTTTACGTCTCGCTGCCATCGTCCCCCACCCGCCTCTGCTTATTCCTTCCATCGGCAAGGAAAATATTTTGCGTTTGGAGAAAACCAAGAATTCTTATTCCAAGATCGAGGAGGCGCTGACCGCGGAAAAGATCGAGACGATCGTCATCATCTCTTCCCACGGTCTGGTCAGGGAAAATGTCTGGAGCATAAATCTGGCCGTTGATTTTGCCATTAATTTTGAAGAGTTCGGCGACTTTTCCACCAAACTTAAAGTCGGCGGCGATCTGGAATTGGCGCAGTCGATCCGCGAAAGCCTGATCGAAAACGATCGCGTGCAGGCGATCTCCCAGCCGATCCTGGACCATGGCTGCGGCGTGCCGCTTTACTCGCTGCTTCTGAATCAAAAAAATATCGAGATCGTCCCGCTTTATATTTCCGGCCAAAGCCTTACCGAACATTTTAACTTGGGCAAAATGATCGGCGCGCCGATTAAAAAGGGCCAAAAAAAAATCGCCGTTCTGGCTTCCGGCGATCTGGCGCATACCTTGGAAAAAAAATCGCCGGCCGGATTTTCTCCCCGCGCGGTCAAGTTTGACCAGAAAATAATCGAATTATTGCAAAATAAAGCTATTGAGGAATTCTTAAAACTTGATGAAAAATTGATCGCCGAAACCAAACCGTGCGGGCTAAAGGCGATCGCCCTGCTTTGGGGAATTCTCGGCGCCAACGGCTATGAGATCGATTCGACCGACTATGAATCCCCTTTCGGCGTCGGCTATCTCTCGATGATCCTGAAACCGCTACCAAACTAA